The Sporosarcina sp. Te-1 DNA window ACAGCCAGAGGTTTTTCGACATGGTTTTTCGGGAATATACTGTTTTTGATACCGTTCTACTAGTCAGTTTGCTAAGATATGAAGATAGGAAGGATGAGAGCTGATGAAATGGATGAAATGGGGATGTGCCTTAGTGTTGACGGCCGCGATGGGATTCCCCGCAAGTGCGTATGCCGAGGATTCAAAATCCACGGATTTGACTACCCGTACATATGGATTTGACACCATCGATGAAACATTGGTGTTACAATCCGCGTTGTTTACATATCAATCCGGTTTAACGTTCGAGTATCCTGATGCCGTCCGAGGCATTTATGTGACGGGGCATTCAGCTGGAGGAGCCCGATTTGAACGTCTCACTAACTTGATTGAGCAGACAGAATTGAATACGATGGTCATCGATATTAAGGATGATCTTGGAAATCTCACATATATACCTGCGGACGATTCTCCGCTCAAGCAGTTGGACATTGGCAAGCCATACATTAAAGATCCCAACGTAATGCTGAAAACATTGGAAGAAAAAAAGATCTATCCAATCGCACGGGTTGTCGTGTTTAAAGACAGCGTTCTTGCTGAAAATCGTCCTGACTTGTCATTTATGGATGGGAATGCTGTCTGGGAAAACAGGCGTGGAGATTCCTTTGTCAATCCCTTTATGAAAGAAGTATGGGATTACAACGTGCAAATTGCCATTGAAGCCGCCAAGATGGGGTTTCAGGAAATCCAGTTTGACTATGTCCGTTTCCCGGAAGGTTTTGAAAAACGACATGATGTATTAGGCTACTCGTTAGGACAATACGAGGATTCGGACCTGGACCCGGTACAACGGAGAGTCGAGGCTGTTACGGATTTCGTGGCATACGCTAAAAAACAATTGGAACCTTATGGTGTGGATGTCTCTGTCGATATTTTCGGCTACTCTGCGACATTGCCGGAGGCGCCTGGAATAGGACAGAATTTCTCGAAGATCTCAGAGAACGTGGATGTCATCTCATCTATGATTTATCCGAGCCATTGGACTTCCTATTTTGGAATTGCAAAACCGGATTTAGAGCCATATCAGCTAGTTGATGCGTATGCAAAAGTAGAAAACACAAAACTGGATGAATTGAAGAACCGGCCGACTTCCCGTCCATGGCTGCAGGATTTTACGGCATCTTGGCTAGGGAGCGGAAATTATTTGAAATACGGCAAAAAGGAAGTAGAGGCTCAAATCAAAGCGCTGCAAGATAACGGAATCCACGAGTTTTTATTATGGAATGCAGGCAATACGTATACGGAAAATGTCGATTATACACCATGACAAGACAAGGGGGCACTGTTCCCCTTGTTTTTTTGTGCACGAACGTAAGGACTTGGAGAAAAAATAATTCAATATTTATGGTTTAATGAAACTTTACCTCGTCCATAATCGTACTATAAATATGAACATCAATTTTTTCATTTTTATCATCCTAAATGAGAAAGGTGATAATTTGACAAAATGATGTTTAGCAATTTGAAGCAACGGGTATAACAGTAGTAGTGACCATCTCATATACATAAAGGAGTTGCAAACCCCACTAATATTGCGGAAATGTGACATACTCTCAGCGTGTTTCAAATTTTTTTCTAAAAGTGTATTCATTCATTATGAATACGTGTATAATAGGTAGTATGGGAAATACTTTAAAATGATTCTAATATAAAAGTGATTTAACCAATATAAGCAAGCCGACTGAAAGGAAGTGTCAGCGAATGGGAGTTACATTATTTACTTCACCAAGTTGCACATCATGCAGAAAAGCGAAAGCATGGTTGGAGGAACATGAGATTCCATATTCAGAGCGTAACATCTTTTCGGAACCTTTGAATATAGATGAGATTAAACAAATCCTTCGTATGACGGAAGACGGGACAGACGAGATCATCTCCACTCGGTCGAAAATTTTCCAAAAGTTGAACGTCGATGTGGAAAGTCTACCGTTGCAAAGACTATATGAATTAATACAAGAACATCCAGGTCTTTTAAGAAGACCGATCATCCTAGATGAAAAAAGGCTGCAGGTAGGGTACAATGAAGATGAGATTCGTCGCTTCCTACCTAGAAAAGTAAGAGCCTATCAGCTGCTTGAAGCGCGGCGTATGGTTAACTAATGATCGAGATATAGGTAGAGCTGATAGGGAATCGTAGGCGTCATGCCAATACCTATCAGCTTTTTGAATTTCTCTTGCTTTCTTGGCGGATGTTCTCTACAATGCTAGTAATCATCATCCTTTGAAGCGGGCTGAATCGCATGGAAGCCTTGCCTCTTGGAAGGTTGAAATGAATTTAATATACGTCCTAGGTGAACCCTTTCATATCCTGCCGGACGGTCATATAGTATGAATAAGCATTGCAGGTTTAGTGCAAATAAAATGAAACGGGCATCTGCCGGTTTTAGGGAAGGGAGAGAAAAGGGATGGAAATAGAACGTATAAACGAAAACACAGTGAAGTTCTACTTATCATATATCGACATTGAAGAACGTGGTTTCACTCGCGAGGAAGTATGGTATAACCGGGACAAAAGTGAAGAATTGTTCTGGGAGATGATGGACGAAATCAATGATGAAACTGAATTTGAGATCGAAGGTCCTCTTTGGATCCAAGTCCACGCGATGAATAATGGAATTGAAGTGACCGTCACACGTGCTCAAATGCCGTCTGATGGCGAGGATATGGAAATGCCGTTTGGCATGGAAGATCCGAGGAAAATGTTCCACCAAGATCCTACCATGTTCGGCAAGTCGGATGAAATGCAAGATGAAGTGAACGATGAGCCGGAAGAATGGACATCAGATATGTTCGTCTTCGGTGATTTTGAAGAATTAATCTCCATGTCGAGTGAACTTTCCAATTACACGGTCCACACATCTCTTTACGCATTCGAAGAGAAATATTATCTCTATGTCGAATACGATGAGAATTCCGATGATGCACGCAAAACCGATTTTTGCAGTGTAATGACGGAGCATGGCGCTCTTTCAAACGTTTCAATCCACAGATTGCAGGAATACGGAAACGTCATTATGGAGTCGGATGTGTTTCAAACAATCCGGACCTATTTTGGCTAACCTTAACTAGACCGCGCATGCGGTCTTTTTTTATTTCCTGGATTGACGGCGCCAGAGCGTCCCTTTTCTTGCAAATGAACAGGCGGGTTCCTTATGATAGAAGGGAAGGAGGGAGTTACTATGTTATCAGCCAAGACTGGGAACGGGCAGCTCATCATTCTTTCATCAGAACTGTCCCGGTACGAGTTGAAACAACTTCGGATTTCTGAACGATTTTTCTGTCCGGACTGCGGTTCTGTTCTGCATTTGAAAGTGGGTGACATCGTTATTCCACATTTTGCACATGCAAGAGATTCCCAATGTACAAGCGCTTTTTCAGAAGGAGAATCGGCTGAACATTTAAAAGGCAAGCAGCAGCTGTATCGCTTTCTGACCAGCGCGGATCAGCAGGTACTTCTGGAACCGCTGTTGTCAGCGCTGTCACAACGTCCCGATTTGCTCATTCGGGACGTAAAGGCCAGCGTCCCGATCGAATTCCAATGCAGCCGTATTCCGATCTCGCTGATGAAGGAACGGACGCAAGGCTATCGAAATGCAGGCATGGAACCCATATGGATTTTGCATACCCCGGCAAAATTCAAGACGCTTCCACTAGGCGTAGGAGAGTTCCGTTTCTCTAAATTTGAGGAACAATTTATTAGTACCCCCCCAACTCAAATCCCGTATCTCCTCACATACAATACGTATCAGCAGACATTCCACTATTATAGCAATTTGTTGCCCGTTGACGGACAACGTTATATCGGCGTTCACACTACATTGCCGATCGCTTATCAGCGATATCCTTTTGCTCTTCCGAAAGTGCCGACTGATTTGATGCTTGCCCAATATTTGTCTACCTATGTTCGACTTAGGGAACACTACATTTGTTCACGAATTCATTACAATCGGCAAGGGATTCAGAATCCATTTTTAAGAAGCTGCTACGAACTTCGAATACCACCCATGCTGCTCCCCGATTGGATTGGCGTTCCGGTTCAAGGAAAGAGAGCGTTCCGTATCAATGATTGTGAATGGCAACTCTGCCTTCTCCACGACTTAACGCAAAACTGTATGGAATTCAGCGAAGCTTCAGCTGACTATCTGGACCAATTTTGCCGACAATTTCAAGGCTCTACTTCTGAACAGGCAACCGCCTGTCGATTGTATCTCGCATTTTTAATGGAAAATGGCATACACTCCTTTCAAGGACAGTCGGAACTAGGCGAAAATAAGATTTTGCGTTTAATTTCAGAAAGATTTCTTGCAAACCACGTTTGAAATTGAGAGAATAAAAATGATTCGCTTTCCGAAGAAAGGCGAGAAGGAGGAAACAAAATGACAACGGAATCTACTAATAAGGTATTAACTCGTGATGAAGTAAAAGTGGAAGAAACTTGGCGTCTGGAAGATATTTTCCCGACCGACGAGGCATGGGAAACGGAGTTTAAAGAGATCGAGTCTCTGCTCGAACAGGCAGGTTCTTTCCAAGGGACGTTAGGGAATGGACCGGAAGCTCTATTCGAAGCGCTTTCCTATCGGGATACGATTTCGCAAAAAATGCGCAAACTGTACACCTATTCGCATCTGAAAGGTGACCAGGATACGACAAATAGCTTCTACCAAGCAATGGATAGCCGTGCTAAGTCACTTTATGTCAAAGTGTCGACAGCTCTATCCTATTTTACGCCGGAATTGCTTGCTATTCAGGAAGCTCAGTTGAGCAAAATGGTGGAAGAAAACGATAACCTCCGTGTCTATACGCATGAATTCGAGGAATTGAATGCACTCCGTCCTCATGTGCTGCCGGCTGAACAAGAAGCATTGCTTGCCCAGTTAAGTGAAGTGACGTCAAGCTCTTCTGAAACATTTAGCATGTTGAACAATGCGGACTTGACATTCCCGATGGTCAAAGATGAAAACGGGGAGGAAGTCGAGCTGTCACATGGCCGTTATATCCGCTTCCTGGAAAGCACTGACCCACGTGTTCGTGAGGATGCTTTCAAAGCGATGTATAGCAAATATGGCGAGTTTAAAAACACATTTGCTTCCACGCTTGCTGGCAATGTGAAGAGCCACAATGTCAATGCGCGTATCCGAAAATTTGAATCAGCACGTCAAGCGGCCCTATCGGCAAATCATATTCCGGAGCAGGTGTATGATAATCTGGTATCTACAATCAACAAAAACATTGGCTTGCTTCACCGTTATGTTGCACTGCGGAAGAAAGTTATGGAAGTCAGCGAGCTTCATATGTGGGACATGTTCACACCGTTGGTAAAAGATGTGGAGATGAAAATCCCTTATGAGGAAGCGAAAGCAACGATGCTTGAAAGTTTCCATCCGCTTGGTGAAGAGTATAAGTCGATTGTAAAAGAAGGGTTGGATAATCGCTGGGTGGACGTCCGCGAAAATAAAGGAAAGCGCTCGGGGGCTTACTCTTCTGGCGCTTACGGCACGAATCCCTATATCCTCATGAACTGGCAGGATAACGTGAACAACATGTTCACATTGGCACATGAATTCGGTCATAGTGTACACAGCTACTACTCACGGAAAACACAGCCATTCATTTATAGCGGCTACTCCATTTTCGTGGCTGAAGTTGCTTCCACAGTAAATGAGGCTCTTCTGAACGATCATCTATTGAAAACGATCGATGACGAGCAAAAACGGATCTACTTGCTCAACCACTGGTTGGATGGATTCCGTGGTACTGTCTTCCGTCAAACGATGTTTGCGGAGTTCGAGCATTTGATTCACCAGTTGGATCAGCAGGGTGTAGCGCTCACGGCGGATAAGTTGACAGAAGAATACTATGCGCTTAATCAGAAATACTTCGGGGATGCTGTGGCGGAGGATAAGGAAATTGGTCTTGAATGGGCTAGAATTCCGCATTTCTACTACAATTACTATGTCTATCAATACGCAACAGGCTTCAGCGCGGCTGTTGCATTGAGCCATCAGATCCTAACGGAAGGGCAGCCTGCTGTCGATCGTTATATCAATCACTTCTTAAAAGCCGGATCATCCGATTATCCGATTGAAGTATTGAAAAAAGCTGGCGTCGATATGACAAGCACTGCTCCAATCGAAGAAGCATGCAAAGTATTTGAAGAGCGCTTGAACGAATTGGAAGAACTGTTGAACAAACAATAAATACAGTAGCTATCTACTGGAGAAAGAAGCGACGGAATATGCATCCGTCGCTTTTTTCGTTTTCAGCCGTCATGATTTCCTTGTTTCTCTGTTTTTTCAATCAGGTTACGGATAAGTCGATTGTATATGACAACAAAGACTAATACAGTAGTTATATTTATATAATTAAATATAAAGCGCTTTCATCAAGTCGAATCTTGTCGTTTCAAGGAATGTGGCTGTTATATAACTTGTATCTATAATGTTTTGCCTGTTCCGCAAATGTGACATATATGTGAATTTATTTGTGAAATGTTGATTTAACTATTATTCCATGATAAATTATAGATGTGAAATAAATCACATACCAAACATACACCCCTTTTGTTTGAACGTGAACATTTCTCCCATTCCCTTTATTAGAGCATCCCTCTCCCCCAGGAGGGATGCTCTTAATTTTAATTATTGAAAATGAACAAGAAAAAACTCGATTTCCTGTAAAGGAATCGAGTTTTATTTATTTCGCCATAATGTCGTGTTTTCTAAAGGTAAGCGTTCGACCTTCTGTTGAAGAAGGCGTTTTTTCAATTCACGTTCCGCTTCTTTTTCCGTCAAGGAATAGATGCTCGCGATTTCTTTCGTAGACATCGTATCAAAACGTTGCAATAAATCATCTAGCTCAGGAGGGCATTCGGGCGTGATTGAGCAGCCGAGAAGTTCCTCCAGTATTTGCTCATATACCTCATATGGGTAGGATCCGCTAACCATCAAGCCTTCATCTTCAATGTTGCCATTAAAAAAGACAAATGTCGGTGCTTCAAGCACTTCCATTTCCTTTGCTAAATATAAATCCACTTGCAGGGAACGCATGACATTTTTAGAAGAGAAATCGCGAACGAATTCATCCACATCCAGGGTAAGCTTTTCTGCAATTTCGGTTAAGACTGAAAAAGAGGTAATGTTCCTGTTTTTCAAGAACGTATACTCATACATTTTGGATAAGAAGCGGAAACCGGCCCGTTTGCCTTGGAATTCGGCGGCTTTCATGGCGATGCTCGGAAAAGCTGGATGGCTTTTCTCGCACGCTTTTAAATCCGCTTCATTGCGGCAGCACGCATTTGTTTTCGGAATAGAGGTGCGCAAGGCGAGTTGCAATGAAAAGTAGCGATCATATTCGATCTGCAACTTACGGAGCAGCGGCTGCAAAGACCAGCATGCGCTGCACAATGGATCCACGAAAACATATAATTCAATCGGCCTCGATTGGGATGGCGTAGAGACCGGAGTTTCCAACAATGTCCGACGGTTCAATGAATATCACCCTCGTTCCGATTTACCATATGATTAGCTGTCATTTCCAGCCGCTTAAAGTAAATTTCGCGCAGTTTTCCTTCCATTCCGACTTCATCCATAGCTTCGTGCATGCAGGATAGCCATGCTTTGGCCCGAGTCGGTGTGATGGGGAATGGCATATGTCTTGCTTTCATCATCGGATGTCCATGTTCTTCGGTATATAAATTGGGTCCGCCCAAATATTGAGTCTGAAATTGTTTCTGCTTTCTCGCCGTTTCGGTCAGGTCTTTTGGGAAAATCGGATATAAGTCCGGATGGACAGCAACTTTTTCATAAAATCGGTCGATGAGTTCCGACAACTTTTCAGCACCGATCTCCTCATAAGGGTTCAAAGGTTTTCGAGTCATTTATGTCAATCTCCTTTGCTCTGACTGTAATGACATTTTATCAACCAGACTATTCTTTCACAAATAAATAGCCTTACAACTTCTGCAAGTCAGTTATACATGGAAACTTTCATAATACCCAAGTACCTTTTGAACGTATTGCTGTGTCTCTTTGAATGGGGGAATTCCGCCGTATTTTTTCACATTGCCGGGTCCCGCATTATAAGCCGCCAGTGCCAGTTCAATATTATCGCCGAACTGGTCCAACATTTGCCGCAAATATTTGGCCCCGCCATTAATATTTTGAACGGGATCCAAACTGTTTTGTACTCCGAGCAGTCTGGCAGTTCCGGGCATCAGCTGCATCAGTCCCGTGGCACCTGCATGGCTGACGACGGACGGATTGAAATTGGATTCCTGTTTAATGACTGCAGAAATCAA harbors:
- a CDS encoding putative glycoside hydrolase, yielding MKWMKWGCALVLTAAMGFPASAYAEDSKSTDLTTRTYGFDTIDETLVLQSALFTYQSGLTFEYPDAVRGIYVTGHSAGGARFERLTNLIEQTELNTMVIDIKDDLGNLTYIPADDSPLKQLDIGKPYIKDPNVMLKTLEEKKIYPIARVVVFKDSVLAENRPDLSFMDGNAVWENRRGDSFVNPFMKEVWDYNVQIAIEAAKMGFQEIQFDYVRFPEGFEKRHDVLGYSLGQYEDSDLDPVQRRVEAVTDFVAYAKKQLEPYGVDVSVDIFGYSATLPEAPGIGQNFSKISENVDVISSMIYPSHWTSYFGIAKPDLEPYQLVDAYAKVENTKLDELKNRPTSRPWLQDFTASWLGSGNYLKYGKKEVEAQIKALQDNGIHEFLLWNAGNTYTENVDYTP
- the spxA gene encoding transcriptional regulator SpxA; protein product: MGVTLFTSPSCTSCRKAKAWLEEHEIPYSERNIFSEPLNIDEIKQILRMTEDGTDEIISTRSKIFQKLNVDVESLPLQRLYELIQEHPGLLRRPIILDEKRLQVGYNEDEIRRFLPRKVRAYQLLEARRMVN
- the mecA gene encoding adaptor protein MecA, with product MEIERINENTVKFYLSYIDIEERGFTREEVWYNRDKSEELFWEMMDEINDETEFEIEGPLWIQVHAMNNGIEVTVTRAQMPSDGEDMEMPFGMEDPRKMFHQDPTMFGKSDEMQDEVNDEPEEWTSDMFVFGDFEELISMSSELSNYTVHTSLYAFEEKYYLYVEYDENSDDARKTDFCSVMTEHGALSNVSIHRLQEYGNVIMESDVFQTIRTYFG
- a CDS encoding competence protein CoiA; the encoded protein is MLSAKTGNGQLIILSSELSRYELKQLRISERFFCPDCGSVLHLKVGDIVIPHFAHARDSQCTSAFSEGESAEHLKGKQQLYRFLTSADQQVLLEPLLSALSQRPDLLIRDVKASVPIEFQCSRIPISLMKERTQGYRNAGMEPIWILHTPAKFKTLPLGVGEFRFSKFEEQFISTPPTQIPYLLTYNTYQQTFHYYSNLLPVDGQRYIGVHTTLPIAYQRYPFALPKVPTDLMLAQYLSTYVRLREHYICSRIHYNRQGIQNPFLRSCYELRIPPMLLPDWIGVPVQGKRAFRINDCEWQLCLLHDLTQNCMEFSEASADYLDQFCRQFQGSTSEQATACRLYLAFLMENGIHSFQGQSELGENKILRLISERFLANHV
- the pepF gene encoding oligoendopeptidase F, which translates into the protein MTTESTNKVLTRDEVKVEETWRLEDIFPTDEAWETEFKEIESLLEQAGSFQGTLGNGPEALFEALSYRDTISQKMRKLYTYSHLKGDQDTTNSFYQAMDSRAKSLYVKVSTALSYFTPELLAIQEAQLSKMVEENDNLRVYTHEFEELNALRPHVLPAEQEALLAQLSEVTSSSSETFSMLNNADLTFPMVKDENGEEVELSHGRYIRFLESTDPRVREDAFKAMYSKYGEFKNTFASTLAGNVKSHNVNARIRKFESARQAALSANHIPEQVYDNLVSTINKNIGLLHRYVALRKKVMEVSELHMWDMFTPLVKDVEMKIPYEEAKATMLESFHPLGEEYKSIVKEGLDNRWVDVRENKGKRSGAYSSGAYGTNPYILMNWQDNVNNMFTLAHEFGHSVHSYYSRKTQPFIYSGYSIFVAEVASTVNEALLNDHLLKTIDDEQKRIYLLNHWLDGFRGTVFRQTMFAEFEHLIHQLDQQGVALTADKLTEEYYALNQKYFGDAVAEDKEIGLEWARIPHFYYNYYVYQYATGFSAAVALSHQILTEGQPAVDRYINHFLKAGSSDYPIEVLKKAGVDMTSTAPIEEACKVFEERLNELEELLNKQ
- a CDS encoding DsbA family protein produces the protein MNRRTLLETPVSTPSQSRPIELYVFVDPLCSACWSLQPLLRKLQIEYDRYFSLQLALRTSIPKTNACCRNEADLKACEKSHPAFPSIAMKAAEFQGKRAGFRFLSKMYEYTFLKNRNITSFSVLTEIAEKLTLDVDEFVRDFSSKNVMRSLQVDLYLAKEMEVLEAPTFVFFNGNIEDEGLMVSGSYPYEVYEQILEELLGCSITPECPPELDDLLQRFDTMSTKEIASIYSLTEKEAERELKKRLLQQKVERLPLENTTLWRNK
- a CDS encoding globin; translation: MTRKPLNPYEEIGAEKLSELIDRFYEKVAVHPDLYPIFPKDLTETARKQKQFQTQYLGGPNLYTEEHGHPMMKARHMPFPITPTRAKAWLSCMHEAMDEVGMEGKLREIYFKRLEMTANHMVNRNEGDIH